The DNA sequence GCATACATGCATGAAGATTCACAGCCCTGTGTAATACACAGAGATTTCAAGGCATCTAACATATTGCTTGAAAACAACTTTCATGCTAAAGTTGCAGATTTTGGTCTAGCTAAACAGGCACCTGAAGGCAGAGCTAATTATCTATCTACTAGAGTCATGGGCACATTTGGGTTagtttcattcttttctttcttatacttgttattttcatttaatttaaatttaagatgaAATGAAACTGTTATATAGGTATGTAGCGCCTGAATATGCTATGACTGGACACCTGCTAGTTAAAAGCGATGTTTATAGCTACGGCGTTGTCTTGCTGGAACTGTTGATCGGAAGGAAACCAGTGGATATGTCACAGCCATCTGGACAAGAAAACCTTGTTACTTGGGTTAGATTCATACCTAGACACTTACACATTCTCATTAAGTTCAAAATTTCCATTTGGAGTTTTACATGGGATATACAATAATTTACGGGGTTATTCTTTTCAGGCAAGGCCAATTCTTAGAGATAAGGACAGCTTGGAAGAACTTGCTGATCCAAGGCTTGGGGGAAGGTACCCAAAGGAAGATTTTGTACGTGTTTGCACTATTGCTGCAGCCTGTGTTGCTCCTGAAGCAAGCCAACGACCTGCAATGGGTGAAGTGGTACAATCACTTAAAATGGTGCAGCGGGTCACAGAATCTCATGATCCTGTGTTAGCGTCATCCAATACACGGCCCAACCTGAGACAGTCCTCTACCACTTACGATTCTGATGGGACATCTTCAATGTTTTCTTCAGGTCCTTACTCTGGTCTAAGTACCTTTGACTATCACAACATTTCGAGAACGGCTGTTTTCTCTGAAGATCTTCATGAAGGACGATGAAAGTACTTGGAAAGTATGCACCCAAAGGTTTTTCCCACCATAATTTAGAGAAATTTTCCTTCACATAGCTGAAGGTGGAACCATAACTGAAGGTGTTTTCTTGGTTACAGTGGGTATTCTTCTGTGATCGCTTTTGCCATCCTCCTCGGTAAACCACCATCCTTTCCCCCCCTAGGAGACAGTGTTTCCACGTGTGGatgaaattttgtatatatatgtattctaGTTTGTTTTTCCAGATTGGCTTCAAAagcctttttaatttaatatatatctgCATAGCTTCACTATCATCATCATATTCAAGGACGGACAGTATTGTTAACAGCCAATGGCAAGTCGGGTTTCACTATGATTCCGCGAAAAGCCAACGCCCCTGTTGATTTTTTTGGCTTAAAAAGAAGTGCATAATATTGATCCCATGAAAGCTTGGGAGGATCCGCGGATTTTGAGTGATGGCATCATTGGGGTTGCCTTTCTGCGTTAGCTGCGATTTGTGTCTGTTGTTTGTTTACTTTCCACCGAGTATAAAACAAGGGACACATCATGGGTCGGTTTCTTCATTCATCCATAACTAGATGTATATCTTCGCCATTATAAATTTGGCTTGCAGCAGTTTTGTTTTGGTTATATTAATACGTAGGTCTTTGTAGTTCTGGAAGTATTTAACTATAAGATAGAGAGTCGGGGGAAAAAAATAAGGGCTTTCCACTTTCCATGTCAGAAATGTCATATTAGTagtatttaatgaaattttgagGGTGTTAATCATTAAAGATtgaattgtaaattttaatttaaaagttttaaactataagaacataattaaaaatagtgaAGCTATAGACCATAGGCAAATTAAGATATTTCAAATCCTTCATTTTGGttcctttcttttttagttGGCATTCTATTCGGGCATGGAAGGAAACATGAAGCATGTGGTCTAGAACCCAATTCACTAATTTTTACCAGGTCAACTTGTCCCTTTCTATATTATGCAAGAACGTGTGGGTGACATTCAATCAACATCTTTCAAGCGGAATAGAAACAACGGCTACCATGCCAAAATTTGCGCGCAAAATCccaagaataaaattataaaacccCATCCCATACTTGGAACACAAACGCAGTCCGAGTTTGTCCATTGTCTCTACTCTTAGAACGCGCGCTTCTAAAGAGAAGAGACAATGGATCACTTGAGATTCAACAAAACCACCCTTGTCCTCATCGGAACCCTCTCTTGCCTCCTCCTGTCCATCACTGCCGTCCCCTCAACTCGCGTCTTGGAACTCGCTCCCAGCGAAGCCCCCACCGCGGAGCCTATAGCCTCCGGCATCAGCCTCTTCGACAATCTTCTTGCCAAGGAATCAAGCCCCATGATTCTGAAATTCTGCACCGGCACCGAGAACCCCACCCTCTGCGCCGAAACCATTGCACCATACCTAACCGGCACATTCGACCCGATCCAGGCGCTAGAGACCGAGATCAACGCGACCCTGGAGAAGGCGGAGGAGATCGCCGGCAACATCAAGAAGATGCTAGACGACCCGACCACGACGAAGAACGCCATGGACGCGTTGGGCATCTGCCAGTCGCAGTACGATAACATTCTAGATAACATAAAGGAGACTGTGGAGTTGGTGGGGAACCAGAACGTGGTGGATGCTTGGTACAGGTTCAGCTCTGTCCTTTCGTACAAAGAAGCATGCGAGGATGCTTTCAAAGAGTCTCCCGGGGTCGACATGCCCTTCCCTGAAGATAACACCAAGCTGTTCCAGTTGAGCGGCAATTGCCTCGCCGTCATGGACGGCATTGTTAACAATCACAAGATGTAAATTGTCGTGTGAGAGAGACAGTGGGTGAGATCTAGAGAACAATAGGTccttattattactattattaaccACACGCGTTGATTAACAACTCTGTGTGTGCATGCATGCAACATTGTTTCTTGTTTCTGATGAGACAGTACTGTTATCTTCGTCAATACGTACCACCTATCTGTTTTGCAACTTTGgataacatataaattattaatcccTCCAACAGGCTATAAACATCAGTTCATTAACAAATTTAAGTATATTtaaggattttatttaaatacgCTGCAACAGTAGTGAAAAGATAATAGGTTTTCCCTTAATTTCCGCATCACTTGACACGGTGTCCATTCTCTCTAACAAATTTTGACgccaatctctctctctctctcttccttgcATGTTACATATGCCtaagtaaaaatgatttttacattCTCATCAAATGATAGACGTTTTTGTAGGTTAagtattattgattttttaaatagctACCTAAATAATCTGTGTAGAACGTCAATTTCTTGTGTCCCTGCTCCCTGGT is a window from the Glycine max cultivar Williams 82 chromosome 2, Glycine_max_v4.0, whole genome shotgun sequence genome containing:
- the LOC100793343 gene encoding uncharacterized protein, whose translation is MDHLRFNKTTLVLIGTLSCLLLSITAVPSTRVLELAPSEAPTAEPIASGISLFDNLLAKESSPMILKFCTGTENPTLCAETIAPYLTGTFDPIQALETEINATLEKAEEIAGNIKKMLDDPTTTKNAMDALGICQSQYDNILDNIKETVELVGNQNVVDAWYRFSSVLSYKEACEDAFKESPGVDMPFPEDNTKLFQLSGNCLAVMDGIVNNHKM